DNA from Amorphoplanes friuliensis DSM 7358:
GGACCAGCTGGTGATGGCCGCGCTGACCGATCCCGCTACCGGCTTCGGGCAACCCTTGGCCCCACCCGGTACGGGGTCACTGCGCGCTGATCTCCTCGCGCTGTTGTCGCAGTTCGTGCGGGAGCTGGCCGAGCCGCGCGGGCAGGCGCTGCGGTCGCTGGTGGCCTACCGGGGGCAGCATCCGGAGCTGTTCGAGCAGGTGTGGAGTTCGGTGATCCGGCCGGCTCAGGAGGTGCTGCTCGCGGTGCTGGGTGAGGCGGCGGCGCGGGGTGAGGCCGATCCGGCCCGGGTCACCGAGCGGATGGCCTCGATCGGGCCCCGGCTGTTACTGGTGGAGGCGTGGCGATCCGACTCCCTCGCTGACGACGAGGTGGCCGGAGTGATCGACGAGGTCCTGCTTCCGTTGCTGGCTTCCTGAGTCACCAGGGTGGGGGTAGCAGCCCTGGTCCGGGTGAAGGCCGGCCTGGACGGCAGCGGTAGGCGAGCGCGGCCACGATGACCGTGCCCCAGACGCCCGCTATCGCGGCGGCGCCCCACCAGCCGAGGAGGGCCAGGGTCAGGGCGGCTGCCCAGACGACACAGCCGGCCAGTACGAGTGAGATCGGCACGCGGCGGCGGGTGGGCAGATCGCCGCGCATCCGTGCACAGAAGTCCGGGTCCTCGCGGCGGAGCTGACGTTCCAGCTGCGCCAGTCTGCGGTTGTCTTCCTTGCTGAGCATGTCGCCACCTCCGGCGGGCCCGGACAGAAAGGCACATCGACCGGAACTCGATGCATCGTTCCGGTCGATGCCATTGTTACCCGCGCGTCACCAAATTCATACTCTTCAGCGGATGGTGTTCATGCCTGTTTCGTGCGCGTGGTGGTGCGGAAGACCCAGCTGCGCATGAGCAGGAAACGGACGCCGGTGGCGACCAGGTTGGCGAGGACCAGGACCGCCAGCTCCACGATGGTCGGTGGGGTGCTCGCCAGGTGCAGCAGGGCCAGTGAGCCGCTGGTCAGCCCCAGTCCGATGGCAAAGACGACCAGCCCCTGGGCCTGATGACGCCACGCGCCGCCGTTTCCGCGTACCCGGAAAGTGAGCCTTCGGTTGGCCGCGGTGTTCGCGACGGCGGTGACGAGCAGGGCGACGAGGTTGGCCGCCTGCGGGCCGGCGCCGGTGCGCAGCAGGGCATAGAGGAGCAGGTAAGCCAGCGTGCTCGCCACACCGACCGCCGCGAAGCGCAGCAGCTGACCGGTCAGACCGGCTGGAACGCCCGCCACGGGCAGCGGGTTGCGGCCGAGCTGCTCACGCAGCGCGGCCACGGGCAGCCGACCGCTGCCCAGCGCCCGGGTGAGGCGGGCGATGCCGCGCAGGTCGGCCAACGCGGTCGCCACGATGTCGACGCGGCTGTCGGGGTCGTCGACCCAGTCGACCGGCACCTCGTGGATGCGCAGCCCGGCCCGCTCGGCCAGCACCAGCATCTCCGTGTCGAAGAACCAGCCGGTGTCCTCGACCAGCGGCAGCAGCCGCTCGGCCACCTCCGCCCGGATCGCCTTGAAGCCGCACTGGGCGTCGGAGAAGCGCGCCGAGAGTGTCCCACGCAGGATCAGGTTGTAGGTGCGGGAGATGACCTCCCGCTTGACGCCGCGCACGACCCGCGAGCCGCGGGCCAGCCGGGAGCCGATCGCCAGATCCGAGTGGCCCGAGATCAGCGGCGCCACGAGCGGCAGCAGCGCGCCGAGGTCCGTCGAAAGATCCACATCCATGTACGCGAGGACAGCAGCATCCGAGTGTGTCCACACGTGCTTGAGCGCCCGCCCGCGACCCTTCTCCGGCAGCCGCACCGACGTCACGTCCGGCAGCACCTCGGCGAGCCGCGCGGCCACGTCCGGCGTGGAGTCGGTGCTGGCGTTGTCCGCGATGGTGATCCGGAACCGGTACGGGAACTCGGCCCGCAGGTGGTCGTGCAGCCGGCGCACACATGGTTCGAGGTCGATCTCCTCGTTGTGGACCGGTACGACCACGTCGAGCACCGGAGCGAGGACCCGTACCTGCTCGGAAGTGTGCGAAGGCAGCGTCGAAAGGCTCATGGCACCACGGTCGGCTTCGTGGCTTTGCCCGGAATATGGCGAAGCTGTGGGCGACCTATGAGTTCGGTTCTGTAGTGGCGCGCCGCGCAGGCGGCCCCCTGATGCGGGGACCGCCTGCGACTGGTCGAGCGGGTGGATCACTGCGTGGCGGTCAGGTCGTAGAGCGTCACACCGTCCACGGTCTGCGCGGTGAAGTTCGCGGTGACCCACTCGGAGATCTGCGAGCTGTAGTTGCTGCCGCTCGAGCCGGTGCCACCCCGGCCGCCGCCGAAACCGCCGCCGCTGCCGATGAAGTAGTGGATCTCTCCGTCGGCGACGTACTGCTGGAATTGCGCGAGGGTGGGTGAGGGGTCGCTGCCGTTGAAGCCGCCGATCGCCATGACCGGGTCACCGGTGGCGAGCTGGTATCCCGAGGCGCTCTGCGAACCGACGGCCGCGGCCACCCAGGTGTACTGGTCGGCGTTCTTGTCCAGCACGGACTTCATCTCGTCGCTGACGGTCGCGGCGTTGAGCAGGCCGCCCATGCCACCGCCGCCACGCATCCCGCCGCCTTGCGCTGTGCCGCCCGGGGCCGTTCCGGTGGTTCCGCCCGGCGGGGTGCCGCCCTGGGTGCCGCCCGGGAAACCGCCGCCGGGGAAAGCGCCGCCTGGGAAACCGCCGCCGGGGAAGCCGCCGCGCTGGCCGCGACCGCCGCCACCGCCGCCGGGGCCGCCGCGTCCGCCGAAGCCGCCGCCGCCCTGGACCTCAGGTCCGGCCGTGGGGATGGATCCGGTGTGCGGCTCGGATGCCGTCTGCACCGCGTAGGCGGCTGGCCCGGCCAGCACCGCCACCAGCGCCAGCCCGGCGGTGGCCAGCGCGATCCGCGCCGGCAGTTGCAGTGCGGCCACCATCCCGAGCGCGGCCAAGATGCCGCCGGCCAGTACGACCCAGCGCAGCCAGGGCAGGAAGTCGGGGCTGAGACCCAGGAGGTGGAACGACCACCAAGCGCTCACCGCGACCGCCGTCGCCAGCGTTGCCGCCGCGAAGACGTTGCGCCGGTGACGCCACAGCAGCGTCGCGCCCATGCCGACCACCGCGCCGATCGCCGGGGCCAGCGCCACGGTGTAGTACGCGTGGAAGATGCCCTGCATGAGGCTGAACACCAGCGCCGTACCGATCAGCCAGGTGCCCCAGAGGATCAGCCCCGCGCGCAGCCGGTCGGTGCGCGCGGCCCGGAAGGTCAGGACCAGCCCGCCCACCAGCACGATCAGCGCCGCGGGCAGCAGCCAGGACACCTGACCGCCCTGCGAACTGTCGAACATCCGCAGCAGACCGGTCTCACCCCAGCCGCCGCCACCGCCCCCGCCGACACTGCCGGTCTCGTTGCCGCTGAGCCGGCCCAGACCGTTGTAGCCGAGGGTCAGCTCGAGCAGGCTGTTGTTCTGCGACCCGCCGATGTACGGGCGCATCGACGCCGGCACCAGCTCGACGATCGTGATGTACCACCCGGCCGAGACGACCACCGCCAGCCCGGAGAGCAGCAGTTGCGCGATGCGCTTGCCGAGCTTCGGCGGGCCGGCGAAGAGGTACGCCAGCGCGTACGCCGGGACGACCAGCAGCGCCTGCAGCATCTTGGTCAGGAAGCCGAAGCCGACAAACACACCGGCCAGGACCAGCCACTTGGTCGAGCCGTTCTCGATGGCCCGCACGGTCGCGTACGCGCCGGCGACCATCAGCAGCACCAGCAGCGCGTCCGGGTTGTTGAAGCGGAACATCAGCACCGCGACCGGGGTCAGGGCCGAGACGGCGCCCGCGATCAGGCCGGCGGCCGGGCCGTACCAGCGGCGGACCGTGGTGAAGAGCAGTCCGGCCGTCGCCACACCCATCAGGGCCTGCGGGACGAGGATGCTCCACGCGTTGACGCCGAAGATGCGGGCCGAGAGCGCCATGACCCACAGCGAGCCCGGTGTCTTGTCGACGGTGATCGAGTTGGCGGCGTCCGACGAGCCGAAGAAGAAGGCCTTCCAGCTCTCGGAGCCGGCCTGCACCGCCGCCGAGTAGAACGCGTTACCCCAGCCGGACGCGCCGAGACCCCAGAGGTAGAGGACGCCGGTGAGGATCAGCAGCGCGAGCAGCGACGGGCGTACCCAGGGGGCATCGTCCTCACGGCCGCGCAGGAACGCGGACCGGCGGGACCGGGGACGGG
Protein-coding regions in this window:
- a CDS encoding TetR-like C-terminal domain-containing protein, whose protein sequence is MNRRRGAALTEAIYLATLGELARSGFAQLSFDKVATAAGTGKAALYRRWSSPDQLVMAALTDPATGFGQPLAPPGTGSLRADLLALLSQFVRELAEPRGQALRSLVAYRGQHPELFEQVWSSVIRPAQEVLLAVLGEAAARGEADPARVTERMASIGPRLLLVEAWRSDSLADDEVAGVIDEVLLPLLAS
- a CDS encoding DUF3040 domain-containing protein, whose protein sequence is MLSKEDNRRLAQLERQLRREDPDFCARMRGDLPTRRRVPISLVLAGCVVWAAALTLALLGWWGAAAIAGVWGTVIVAALAYRCRPGRPSPGPGLLPPPW
- a CDS encoding ArnT family glycosyltransferase codes for the protein MTSTLPVPPMVSPAEPPPAARPRSRRSAFLRGREDDAPWVRPSLLALLILTGVLYLWGLGASGWGNAFYSAAVQAGSESWKAFFFGSSDAANSITVDKTPGSLWVMALSARIFGVNAWSILVPQALMGVATAGLLFTTVRRWYGPAAGLIAGAVSALTPVAVLMFRFNNPDALLVLLMVAGAYATVRAIENGSTKWLVLAGVFVGFGFLTKMLQALLVVPAYALAYLFAGPPKLGKRIAQLLLSGLAVVVSAGWYITIVELVPASMRPYIGGSQNNSLLELTLGYNGLGRLSGNETGSVGGGGGGGWGETGLLRMFDSSQGGQVSWLLPAALIVLVGGLVLTFRAARTDRLRAGLILWGTWLIGTALVFSLMQGIFHAYYTVALAPAIGAVVGMGATLLWRHRRNVFAAATLATAVAVSAWWSFHLLGLSPDFLPWLRWVVLAGGILAALGMVAALQLPARIALATAGLALVAVLAGPAAYAVQTASEPHTGSIPTAGPEVQGGGGFGGRGGPGGGGGGRGQRGGFPGGGFPGGAFPGGGFPGGTQGGTPPGGTTGTAPGGTAQGGGMRGGGGMGGLLNAATVSDEMKSVLDKNADQYTWVAAAVGSQSASGYQLATGDPVMAIGGFNGSDPSPTLAQFQQYVADGEIHYFIGSGGGFGGGRGGTGSSGSNYSSQISEWVTANFTAQTVDGVTLYDLTATQ
- a CDS encoding bifunctional glycosyltransferase family 2/GtrA family protein — translated: MSLSTLPSHTSEQVRVLAPVLDVVVPVHNEEIDLEPCVRRLHDHLRAEFPYRFRITIADNASTDSTPDVAARLAEVLPDVTSVRLPEKGRGRALKHVWTHSDAAVLAYMDVDLSTDLGALLPLVAPLISGHSDLAIGSRLARGSRVVRGVKREVISRTYNLILRGTLSARFSDAQCGFKAIRAEVAERLLPLVEDTGWFFDTEMLVLAERAGLRIHEVPVDWVDDPDSRVDIVATALADLRGIARLTRALGSGRLPVAALREQLGRNPLPVAGVPAGLTGQLLRFAAVGVASTLAYLLLYALLRTGAGPQAANLVALLVTAVANTAANRRLTFRVRGNGGAWRHQAQGLVVFAIGLGLTSGSLALLHLASTPPTIVELAVLVLANLVATGVRFLLMRSWVFRTTTRTKQA